The Bacillus sp. Y1 genome has a window encoding:
- a CDS encoding ABC transporter ATP-binding protein has translation MTLLQLSNITGGYTRNPVLKDISFDVKANEIVGLIGLNGAGKSTTIKHIIGLMEPQSGEITINGKAIHTNKEEYRREFTFVPETPILYDELTLDEHLRLTAMAYGLDEKTFQERKETLLKEFRMSKRLKWFPAHFSKGMKQKVMIMCAFLVQPSLYIVDEPFVGLDPLGIQSLLDLMKKMKESGAGILMSTHILATAERYCDRFVILHEGKVRAKGTLAELREQFSMPDATLDDLYIQLTKEEDYV, from the coding sequence ATGACACTTTTGCAGCTTTCAAATATAACCGGTGGATATACTAGAAACCCTGTTTTAAAAGACATTTCTTTTGATGTTAAAGCGAATGAAATTGTTGGTCTAATCGGACTAAACGGGGCAGGCAAAAGCACTACCATTAAACATATTATTGGCTTGATGGAGCCACAATCGGGTGAAATTACGATTAATGGAAAAGCCATACATACAAACAAAGAGGAATATAGAAGAGAATTTACGTTTGTACCAGAAACACCCATTCTTTATGATGAGTTAACATTAGATGAGCATTTACGTTTAACAGCTATGGCATATGGATTAGACGAAAAGACCTTTCAGGAGAGAAAAGAAACCCTGTTGAAGGAATTTCGAATGAGTAAGAGGCTAAAATGGTTTCCTGCCCATTTCTCAAAAGGTATGAAACAAAAGGTTATGATTATGTGTGCTTTTTTGGTTCAGCCCTCTCTTTACATTGTGGATGAGCCCTTTGTAGGACTGGATCCACTTGGAATTCAATCTTTGTTAGATCTTATGAAGAAGATGAAGGAAAGCGGTGCAGGGATATTAATGTCTACCCACATACTTGCAACAGCGGAAAGATATTGTGATCGGTTTGTTATTCTGCATGAAGGTAAGGTTCGTGCGAAGGGCACGTTAGCAGAATTAAGGGAGCAATTTTCAATGCCGGATGCTACACTTGATGATCTTTATATTCAACTCACAAAGGAAGAAGACTATGTTTGA
- a CDS encoding YjcZ family sporulation protein, translated as MMGHNGFALLVVLFILLIIVGAAYC; from the coding sequence ATGATGGGACACAATGGCTTTGCGCTACTTGTTGTATTATTCATCTTATTGATTATTGTGGGGGCAGCTTATTGTTAA
- a CDS encoding HIT family protein, whose protein sequence is MSDCIFCKIVNGDIPAAKVFENDHVVAFLDISQVTKGHTLIIPKVHKENLYELTPEISSELFKVAPKIANAIKDAYHPVGLNLVNNNGEKAGQSVFHFHMHLIPRYGEGDGFGAVWKSNQSNYTPDDLRKIADSISSEL, encoded by the coding sequence ATGAGCGATTGTATTTTTTGCAAAATTGTGAATGGAGATATTCCCGCAGCGAAAGTATTTGAAAATGACCACGTGGTAGCGTTTTTAGATATTAGTCAAGTAACAAAAGGACATACATTGATCATTCCAAAGGTACATAAGGAAAATCTTTACGAATTGACTCCCGAGATTTCTAGCGAATTATTCAAAGTGGCTCCGAAGATTGCCAATGCCATTAAAGATGCGTATCACCCAGTTGGTCTAAACCTTGTTAATAATAATGGTGAAAAAGCTGGACAATCAGTGTTCCACTTCCATATGCATTTAATTCCTCGATACGGTGAAGGAGATGGATTTGGAGCAGTTTGGAAGTCAAATCAAAGCAACTACACTCCAGACGATCTTCGTAAAATCGCGGATTCTATCAGCAGTGAATTGTAA
- a CDS encoding DUF1878 family protein codes for MFDEELLERIKRLEYHQSLLLKMIGSNKAKFDMLVIERGLSESDVQVFCTNCERMSIELEEQKAEGFVYFHPLFKKFQEELHPRLQVEEVIHACILQRLFLPLMDELKRYL; via the coding sequence ATGTTTGACGAGGAATTATTAGAGAGAATAAAGCGCTTAGAGTATCATCAATCCTTGCTTTTAAAGATGATTGGTAGCAATAAAGCAAAATTTGATATGTTAGTTATTGAAAGAGGCTTATCTGAAAGTGATGTACAGGTATTTTGTACGAATTGTGAACGAATGAGCATAGAGTTGGAAGAACAGAAAGCGGAAGGGTTTGTCTATTTTCATCCGCTTTTTAAAAAGTTTCAAGAAGAATTACACCCACGCCTACAAGTAGAAGAAGTAATTCATGCGTGTATCCTTCAAAGACTGTTTCTACCACTAATGGATGAGCTTAAAAGGTACTTATGA
- a CDS encoding YjcZ family sporulation protein: MGHSYGGGFALIVVLFILLIIVGAAWL; encoded by the coding sequence ATGGGTCACTCATATGGTGGAGGCTTTGCGCTAATTGTAGTATTGTTCATCCTTTTAATCATCGTTGGTGCTGCTTGGCTATAA
- a CDS encoding DUF3267 domain-containing protein: MNCWKTINFTRQYGSQRLFILSALTMLFTFILLYIPATYLFVATTFYDNHFIYFILALILLYPAHKLLHFLPIAHLNEKVRKIVDIKFGFIPTIKIQITEPIKKYQFLIALLSPFVIINSVLLAACFVFPHYAHYFTILIAYHIGMSVSDLICGKDVISAPKNAFIEENEDGYEILIINKEGTSY; encoded by the coding sequence TTGAATTGCTGGAAAACAATAAACTTTACGAGACAATATGGATCGCAGCGACTTTTTATACTGTCTGCCTTAACTATGTTATTTACTTTTATTCTACTTTATATTCCGGCAACATACTTATTTGTTGCAACAACCTTTTATGACAATCATTTTATTTATTTTATTTTAGCATTAATTTTACTGTATCCGGCTCATAAACTTCTACATTTTTTACCAATTGCTCATTTGAATGAGAAGGTCAGAAAAATTGTAGATATAAAATTTGGTTTTATTCCAACAATCAAAATTCAAATTACAGAACCTATTAAAAAGTATCAGTTTTTAATCGCTTTACTATCGCCATTTGTCATTATTAATTCAGTATTGTTGGCAGCTTGCTTCGTATTTCCGCATTACGCACATTATTTTACGATTTTAATAGCTTACCATATTGGAATGTCTGTTTCTGATCTTATTTGCGGAAAAGATGTAATTAGCGCTCCTAAGAATGCATTTATTGAAGAAAACGAAGATGGTTATGAAATTTTAATTATTAATAAGGAAGGGACATCTTACTGA
- a CDS encoding EcsC family protein, translated as MNEYELKIYHEIVLWKRKLFKKSPFLQRVSKKAQGKINELIPAKAHQIITDSIKQMVKALLVGSYVTTKKENRAGSSLMEKDKMAAEKLSFYRKTATLEGAGTGAGGIFLGLADFPLLLSIKMKYLSETATIYGFYPEKLEERIFILHVFSLAFSSEEKRLETFEVIENWEERKQNYEDMDWQSFQQEYRDHIDFIKMLQLVPGIGAVVGAYANYNLLDSLGEVAMNCYRLRLLKMAPLPE; from the coding sequence ATGAATGAATACGAATTAAAGATTTATCATGAAATCGTTTTATGGAAACGGAAATTATTTAAAAAATCACCTTTCCTTCAGCGAGTATCTAAAAAAGCACAAGGGAAAATAAATGAGTTGATCCCTGCAAAGGCGCATCAAATTATTACTGATAGCATTAAGCAAATGGTTAAAGCACTACTAGTAGGGTCTTATGTCACTACAAAAAAAGAGAATAGGGCCGGTTCATCGTTAATGGAAAAAGATAAAATGGCTGCTGAAAAACTTTCCTTTTACCGTAAAACAGCTACATTAGAAGGGGCGGGAACAGGAGCGGGAGGGATTTTTTTAGGTTTAGCTGACTTTCCGCTACTATTGTCCATTAAAATGAAGTACTTAAGTGAAACAGCTACGATATACGGTTTTTATCCCGAAAAGCTTGAGGAACGAATATTTATTTTACATGTGTTCTCACTAGCCTTCTCAAGTGAAGAAAAAAGACTGGAAACATTTGAGGTAATTGAAAATTGGGAGGAAAGAAAACAAAATTATGAGGATATGGACTGGCAATCTTTCCAACAAGAGTACCGAGATCATATTGACTTTATAAAAATGCTTCAGCTAGTCCCTGGGATTGGAGCAGTCGTAGGGGCGTATGCGAACTATAATCTTCTAGACTCTTTAGGAGAAGTGGCAATGAACTGTTATCGACTTCGTTTACTTAAAATGGCCCCACTGCCTGAGTAG
- the serC gene encoding 3-phosphoserine/phosphohydroxythreonine transaminase, whose translation MNRALNFNAGPAALPAEVLIEAQKHLLNFNGTGMSVMELSHRSKPYEEVHDGAISKLRKLMNIPDDYEVLFLQGGASTQFSMVPMNLLQEGKTASYILSGAWSEKALKEAKKVGQTSILASSKDSNYNSIPEFTLSDLSPETAYLHITSNNTIFGTQWQSFPDSPVPLIADMSSDILSKNLQVEKFDLIYAGAQKNLGPSGVTVVIMKKSLLERSTDALPTMLNYKTYAENNSLYNTPPTIAIYLLKLVLDWVENQGGVTAIEKINDQKAKLLYDAIDESEGFYNGHATPNSRSKMNVTFTLQSEEATKAFLQQAKEEGFVGLNGHRSVGGCRASIYNAIPLEHVEKLAEFMKKFTQK comes from the coding sequence ATGAATCGTGCACTAAATTTTAATGCAGGACCAGCTGCTCTTCCAGCGGAGGTTCTAATTGAAGCTCAAAAGCATTTGCTTAATTTTAACGGTACCGGCATGTCGGTAATGGAGTTAAGCCATAGAAGTAAGCCCTATGAGGAGGTTCACGATGGTGCCATCTCGAAGCTTAGAAAGCTGATGAACATTCCTGATGATTATGAAGTCCTTTTCTTACAAGGTGGTGCTAGTACTCAGTTTTCTATGGTTCCGATGAACTTACTCCAGGAAGGTAAAACAGCTTCTTATATCCTTTCTGGTGCTTGGTCTGAAAAAGCGTTAAAGGAAGCAAAAAAAGTTGGACAAACGAGCATTCTCGCTTCAAGTAAAGATAGCAATTATAACTCTATTCCAGAGTTTACGCTCTCAGATCTTTCACCTGAAACTGCCTACCTTCATATTACTAGTAACAACACGATTTTCGGTACGCAATGGCAAAGTTTCCCAGATTCACCTGTTCCTTTAATTGCAGATATGTCGAGTGATATTTTAAGCAAAAATTTACAAGTTGAAAAATTTGATTTGATTTATGCTGGAGCACAGAAAAATCTAGGACCTTCAGGAGTTACTGTCGTAATCATGAAGAAAAGCTTGTTAGAACGCTCTACAGATGCGTTGCCAACCATGCTTAATTACAAAACTTATGCTGAGAACAATTCCTTATATAACACACCGCCTACAATCGCTATTTATTTATTGAAGCTTGTACTTGATTGGGTTGAAAATCAAGGCGGTGTTACAGCAATTGAGAAAATAAATGATCAAAAAGCTAAACTTCTATACGATGCGATTGATGAGAGTGAAGGTTTTTATAACGGGCATGCTACGCCTAATAGCCGTTCGAAGATGAATGTGACTTTCACTTTACAAAGTGAAGAAGCAACAAAAGCTTTCCTTCAACAGGCAAAAGAAGAGGGCTTTGTTGGATTAAATGGTCACCGTTCAGTCGGTGGTTGCCGTGCATCCATTTATAATGCTATTCCACTTGAGCATGTTGAAAAGCTAGCCGAGTTCATGAAGAAATTTACGCAAAAGTAA
- a CDS encoding DUF4023 family protein yields the protein MMENTSQFVDKLAEDKKKELKNKKSGNNHPEKRLPNKQH from the coding sequence ATGATGGAAAATACAAGTCAATTTGTTGATAAACTGGCAGAAGATAAAAAAAAGGAACTGAAAAATAAGAAGAGTGGTAATAATCACCCAGAGAAAAGGCTTCCGAATAAGCAGCATTAA
- a CDS encoding HTH-type transcriptional regulator Hpr, giving the protein MDGKDYTMKEAMLFSQRIAQLSKALWKAIEKDWQQWIKPHDLNINEHHILWIAYHLNGASISDVAKFGVMHVSTAFNFSKKLEERGLLQFSKKENDKRNTYVQITEKGESILLDLMEHYEPSGNAAFSGALPLKELYGKFPDIIEVMAIVRNIYGDDFMEIFETSFRNIDQDFEEKEGKLTKKKSSSEYV; this is encoded by the coding sequence ATGGATGGAAAAGATTATACAATGAAAGAAGCAATGCTATTTAGTCAGAGAATTGCACAACTAAGCAAAGCTCTCTGGAAAGCCATTGAAAAAGATTGGCAGCAGTGGATTAAGCCACATGATCTTAATATTAATGAACATCATATTTTATGGATTGCTTACCATCTAAATGGTGCATCCATCTCTGATGTGGCGAAATTTGGGGTCATGCATGTTTCAACAGCTTTTAACTTTTCAAAGAAGCTAGAGGAGCGAGGACTTTTACAATTCTCTAAAAAGGAAAATGATAAGCGAAACACGTATGTGCAAATTACGGAAAAAGGAGAAAGCATACTTTTGGACTTAATGGAACACTATGAGCCATCAGGAAATGCAGCTTTCTCAGGTGCTTTGCCATTAAAGGAACTATACGGCAAGTTTCCAGATATCATTGAGGTAATGGCCATTGTCCGAAATATTTATGGGGACGACTTTATGGAGATTTTCGAAACATCATTTAGAAACATTGATCAGGATTTTGAAGAAAAAGAAGGAAAGCTTACAAAGAAAAAATCATCATCTGAGTATGTATAA
- a CDS encoding peptidylprolyl isomerase, with the protein MKKWMLSLSVIAGIVTLTACNNANDSASVVETSAGDITKDELYEAMKEKYGEATLRELVYERVLSDNYEVSDEELDEKIAELKEQLGDNFEVALSQYGYDSEEDLRETFRIGMLQEKAAVKDIEATEEEMKEYYENYKPQIKARHILVEDEAKAKEVKDKLDAGEKFEDVAKEFSTDTASAANGGDLGWFGAGQMVAEFEEAAYALEVNKISDPVKTEHGYHIIQVTEKKEKQSYEDMKAEIEHQVKVSKLDEASITEAMERELKDAKVEIKDKDLEKALESEETTTQG; encoded by the coding sequence ATGAAAAAATGGATGTTATCCCTATCAGTCATTGCTGGTATCGTTACGTTAACTGCCTGTAACAATGCCAATGATTCTGCATCGGTTGTTGAAACGTCTGCAGGGGATATTACGAAGGACGAGCTTTACGAGGCAATGAAAGAAAAATACGGAGAAGCTACTTTACGTGAGCTTGTTTATGAAAGAGTTCTTTCTGACAACTATGAAGTAAGCGATGAAGAGTTAGATGAAAAAATTGCTGAATTAAAAGAACAACTAGGAGACAATTTTGAAGTTGCTTTATCTCAATATGGATACGATAGCGAAGAAGACCTTCGTGAAACGTTTAGAATTGGTATGCTACAAGAAAAAGCTGCTGTGAAGGATATTGAGGCTACAGAAGAAGAAATGAAGGAATACTACGAAAACTATAAGCCACAAATCAAAGCTCGTCATATTTTAGTTGAAGATGAGGCAAAAGCAAAAGAGGTTAAAGATAAGCTTGATGCTGGAGAAAAATTTGAAGATGTAGCAAAAGAATTCTCAACAGATACAGCTTCTGCAGCAAACGGCGGAGACCTTGGCTGGTTCGGAGCTGGACAAATGGTTGCTGAGTTTGAAGAGGCTGCCTATGCACTTGAAGTTAACAAAATCAGTGATCCTGTAAAAACAGAACATGGCTACCATATTATCCAGGTAACTGAGAAGAAAGAAAAGCAATCATATGAAGATATGAAAGCTGAAATTGAACATCAAGTAAAAGTGTCCAAGCTAGACGAAGCATCGATTACTGAAGCAATGGAACGTGAACTTAAGGATGCAAAAGTAGAAATCAAAGATAAAGATTTAGAAAAAGCATTGGAAAGTGAAGAAACAACAACACAAGGCTAA
- a CDS encoding ABC transporter permease — protein MFDAHKLWRERLGTASKEIGRYSRYIFNGHIVIVLVFLLGTAAFYYQEWVKTLSGDFPVALLMAIILSLVVTISPIFTFVVDPDKVFLLALEERLQSYFNRSILLSFFIGLYLLVLFLGVLMPIYAQVTGSGFHHFLPFLVVLAGLKLLNLYIRWRVQYYVEESTQRLDTVIRFVVNGVFLYLLFNQATIWLIGVVAFLLLLLFFTYYNQTKKKGLKWERLIQLEERRMMSFYRLANLFTDVPKLKDEVKRRRWLDWIPSSLPYQQDATFLHLFLQTFIRGGDYLGLWIRLTVIGGLVLYFVTFGYGQILFVVLFIYLTGFQLLPLWNHHQNKLWIQLYPVKEISKKISFQKLLFVVLSIQSLLLSIPILLKGDLVISAFALFAGIAFSYLFVYQYSHKKLT, from the coding sequence ATGTTTGATGCACATAAGCTGTGGAGGGAGCGACTCGGAACAGCAAGTAAAGAAATTGGTCGTTATTCTCGATATATTTTTAACGGTCATATCGTCATTGTCCTTGTTTTTTTATTAGGAACTGCTGCTTTCTACTATCAAGAATGGGTAAAGACATTATCAGGTGATTTTCCCGTTGCCCTATTAATGGCAATCATTTTATCGTTAGTGGTTACAATTAGCCCCATTTTTACTTTTGTAGTTGATCCTGATAAAGTGTTTCTTCTTGCCCTTGAAGAAAGACTCCAATCATATTTTAATCGGAGTATTCTTTTGAGTTTTTTTATTGGCTTGTATTTGTTAGTACTTTTCCTCGGTGTCCTAATGCCGATTTACGCTCAAGTAACAGGAAGTGGTTTTCATCATTTCCTTCCGTTTCTTGTCGTACTAGCTGGGTTAAAACTGTTAAATCTGTATATTAGATGGAGAGTACAATACTATGTGGAGGAGTCCACTCAAAGACTAGATACGGTTATTCGATTTGTGGTGAACGGAGTATTTTTATACCTTTTGTTTAATCAAGCAACTATTTGGTTAATTGGGGTTGTCGCTTTTTTATTACTTCTTCTTTTCTTTACATACTATAATCAAACAAAGAAAAAGGGATTAAAATGGGAGCGTCTTATTCAACTGGAAGAAAGAAGAATGATGTCATTTTATCGCTTAGCCAATTTGTTTACAGATGTTCCGAAATTAAAGGATGAGGTAAAGAGACGCAGGTGGCTGGATTGGATACCCTCAAGTTTGCCATATCAACAGGATGCTACATTTTTACATTTATTTCTTCAAACTTTTATCCGAGGTGGAGATTATCTAGGCTTGTGGATACGTCTAACCGTTATTGGAGGACTTGTCCTATATTTTGTCACTTTTGGATATGGACAAATCCTTTTCGTTGTCTTGTTTATTTACTTAACAGGCTTTCAATTGCTTCCATTGTGGAATCACCATCAAAATAAGCTTTGGATACAATTATATCCAGTAAAAGAAATATCGAAAAAAATATCTTTTCAAAAGCTTCTTTTTGTCGTATTAAGCATTCAATCCTTATTACTATCCATTCCCATCCTCTTAAAGGGTGACTTGGTTATCAGTGCTTTTGCTTTGTTTGCAGGGATTGCATTCAGTTATTTGTTTGTATATCAGTATAGTCATAAAAAGCTGACGTAA
- a CDS encoding tryptophan transporter has protein sequence MNTKNLVALSLLVGMGAVLHAVVPPILFGMKPDMMLTMMFLGIMLFPEKKNVLLVSLVTGIISGLTTSFPGGLFPNIIDKPITAFVFFGLFLALKKFRNNMVSVGVLTAVGTVVSGLVFLGSASVIAGLPGPFAALFAGVVLPATVVNTIAMIVLYPIAYVIVKRTKLNQQVISG, from the coding sequence ATGAATACGAAAAATCTTGTTGCACTATCATTACTAGTGGGTATGGGTGCGGTATTACATGCAGTTGTTCCACCAATTCTTTTTGGAATGAAGCCTGACATGATGTTAACGATGATGTTTTTAGGAATTATGCTATTCCCAGAAAAGAAAAATGTGCTCCTTGTTTCATTAGTGACAGGCATTATTTCTGGCTTAACTACGAGCTTTCCTGGAGGACTATTCCCGAATATTATCGATAAGCCAATTACTGCCTTTGTTTTCTTTGGCCTATTTCTAGCTCTTAAGAAATTTAGAAATAATATGGTCAGTGTTGGTGTATTAACTGCTGTTGGTACAGTTGTGTCCGGACTTGTATTCTTAGGTTCAGCTAGTGTAATTGCTGGGTTACCAGGCCCATTTGCAGCATTATTTGCTGGTGTGGTCTTACCAGCTACTGTGGTTAACACAATTGCTATGATTGTGCTTTACCCAATTGCCTATGTAATTGTTAAAAGAACAAAACTTAACCAGCAAGTTATTTCTGGTTAA
- a CDS encoding YtxH domain-containing protein: MNAKKVLLGMVVGGIASGVATLLTTPRSGEALRKNLVRSEEEWRQNLATLSTSIRDVSKDVASVTKEGKVVLTSLINDIKISVQAWKESTATNQYAIKMELDSIQEALRKLENDLQKK, translated from the coding sequence ATGAATGCAAAGAAAGTCCTTCTTGGAATGGTAGTTGGAGGAATTGCTAGTGGCGTTGCTACATTACTAACAACTCCTCGATCTGGCGAAGCACTTCGGAAAAATTTAGTACGTTCTGAAGAAGAATGGAGACAAAATCTGGCTACTCTAAGCACTTCTATACGAGATGTGAGCAAAGATGTCGCTTCAGTTACTAAAGAAGGGAAAGTTGTCCTTACAAGCTTGATTAATGATATAAAAATTAGTGTACAAGCCTGGAAGGAGTCTACGGCCACCAACCAATATGCGATTAAAATGGAGCTTGATTCGATTCAAGAAGCGTTACGAAAACTTGAAAATGATTTACAAAAAAAATAG